A single genomic interval of Buchnera aphidicola (Symydobius americanus) harbors:
- the rplT gene encoding 50S ribosomal protein L20, translating to MVRVKRGVTARARHKKVLQKAKGYYGARSRVYRVACQAVVKAGQYAYRDRRQKKRQFRKLWITRINAATRKNQISYSNFIYGLKKLHIQINRKILSEIAISDQRTFSTLIEQVKNNL from the coding sequence ATGGTTCGTGTTAAACGAGGTGTAACTGCTCGCGCTCGACATAAAAAAGTTTTACAAAAAGCAAAAGGATATTATGGAGCTCGATCGCGTGTTTATCGAGTTGCTTGTCAAGCAGTTGTAAAAGCTGGCCAATACGCGTATCGCGATAGACGTCAGAAAAAGAGACAATTTCGAAAATTATGGATTACTCGAATTAATGCGGCAACTCGAAAAAATCAAATTTCGTATAGTAATTTTATTTATGGTTTAAAAAAATTACATATTCAAATTAATCGGAAAATTTTATCTGAAATTGCTATTTCAGATCAAAGAACATTTAGTACGTTAATAGAACAGGTAAAAAATAATTTATAA
- the pheT gene encoding phenylalanine--tRNA ligase subunit beta codes for MRFNEKSLRKWINPQIGIDMICNQITRSGLEVEDIQDLLNFGGDLIIGNIVSFRKDISLNHLYIVCVQISEKNILTVISDANNIRNNMKVVVAPIGSKIFPDKIINAFTLSNITSEGVLCSFFDINMFGSKSEIIELPKNAPLGRKLKDYDFYHDKIIKLSITSNRMDVFGVFGVARDVSILNNLSYPIFTEKNISVSISEKCIINLQDCNFVCKYRGRLIKNINLRVKTPLWIREYLRRCFVHPVNVVVDILNYVFLELGQSVNVFSYFSNLKNVFLRFANNNETIKINKKNQLILNNKVIVISDEKNIISFLGNVNFDIFPINLDYTNLFIGSIFIDPELLQYSNYNLKLNNPNLILNDYNIDPGFQIKTIEYVTYLFLSICKGEPGPIVKYTSLNYCTFIKKIRLYFTHIKRILGYDIHSTILYSILNKLGYQVVQSNNYFIVTPPTWRLDIAIEEDVISDIMRIYQYDNIVSEKLCIFKEDIVYDLPQSMLKRVKFLLIDKGYHEVINYSFVDPTIQNVLFKNQKFVSLKNPISFDMSSMRFSLFSGLIKNILYHQNRQHEEIRLFESGLCFSSDLNNTLCIKQDFMLAGVIGSINYKKYWNVSDYKVDFYDLKGDLESIFDVLGCFEDIRFTSGKINLLHSHQSLLILFKNEVIGSLGALNPFLLRQFRLNYSIFYFELFWDKLSFQELVSIKNISEFPSSKRDISVIVSEDILVGDILEACKNALSDNLVEIRIYDIYRGSTIPINKKSISFSLIFQHMSRTLQENEIDFMINICINILKIKFQAILRN; via the coding sequence ATGCGTTTTAATGAAAAATCGTTACGTAAATGGATTAACCCCCAAATTGGAATTGATATGATTTGTAATCAGATTACTAGATCTGGTTTAGAAGTAGAAGATATTCAAGATTTATTAAATTTTGGTGGTGATTTGATTATTGGTAATATTGTTTCATTTCGTAAAGATATAAGTTTGAATCATTTATATATAGTATGTGTTCAAATAAGTGAAAAAAATATACTTACTGTTATATCTGATGCAAATAATATTCGAAATAATATGAAAGTTGTTGTTGCTCCAATTGGTTCTAAAATTTTTCCCGATAAAATAATTAATGCATTTACATTAAGCAATATCACTTCAGAAGGAGTATTATGTTCTTTTTTTGATATAAATATGTTTGGTAGTAAATCAGAAATTATTGAATTACCTAAGAATGCTCCTTTAGGAAGGAAATTAAAAGATTATGATTTTTATCATGATAAAATTATTAAATTGAGTATTACATCAAATAGAATGGATGTTTTTGGAGTATTTGGAGTCGCAAGGGATGTATCAATATTAAATAATTTATCTTATCCTATATTTACAGAAAAGAATATTTCTGTTTCTATTTCAGAAAAATGTATTATAAATTTACAAGATTGTAATTTTGTTTGTAAATATAGAGGAAGATTAATAAAAAATATTAATTTACGTGTTAAAACTCCTTTATGGATAAGAGAATACTTAAGAAGATGTTTTGTTCATCCAGTAAATGTTGTTGTAGATATTTTAAATTACGTATTTTTAGAGCTGGGGCAATCTGTAAATGTTTTTAGTTATTTTAGTAATCTAAAAAATGTTTTTCTTAGATTTGCTAATAATAATGAAACCATTAAAATAAATAAAAAAAATCAATTGATTTTGAATAATAAGGTTATAGTTATTTCTGATGAGAAAAATATTATTTCATTTCTTGGAAATGTTAATTTTGATATATTTCCTATAAATTTAGATTATACAAATTTATTTATTGGTTCTATTTTTATTGATCCTGAATTATTACAATATTCAAATTATAACTTAAAATTAAATAATCCAAATTTAATATTGAATGATTATAATATTGATCCTGGATTTCAGATAAAAACTATAGAATATGTAACGTATTTATTTCTTAGTATTTGCAAGGGGGAGCCTGGTCCTATTGTAAAATATACTTCTTTAAATTATTGTACTTTTATAAAAAAAATACGGTTATATTTTACTCATATTAAAAGAATTTTAGGATATGATATTCATTCTACTATTTTATATAGTATTTTAAATAAATTAGGTTATCAAGTTGTTCAATCAAACAATTATTTTATAGTTACTCCTCCTACCTGGAGATTAGATATAGCCATTGAAGAAGATGTCATTTCTGATATCATGAGGATTTATCAATATGATAACATTGTTTCTGAAAAATTATGTATTTTTAAAGAAGATATTGTTTATGATTTACCCCAAAGTATGTTGAAAAGAGTTAAATTTTTATTAATAGATAAAGGTTATCATGAAGTAATTAATTATAGTTTTGTTGATCCAACAATACAAAATGTACTTTTTAAAAATCAAAAATTTGTATCATTAAAGAATCCTATTTCATTTGATATGTCTTCTATGCGATTTTCGCTTTTTTCTGGTTTAATTAAAAATATTTTGTATCATCAAAATAGACAACATGAAGAAATTCGGTTATTTGAGAGTGGTTTATGTTTTTCTTCTGATTTAAATAATACATTATGTATTAAACAGGATTTTATGCTTGCTGGTGTAATAGGGAGTATAAATTATAAAAAATATTGGAATGTATCTGATTATAAAGTAGATTTTTATGACCTAAAAGGAGATTTAGAATCTATCTTTGATGTTCTTGGTTGTTTTGAAGATATTCGGTTTACTTCAGGAAAAATAAATTTATTACATTCACATCAAAGTTTATTAATTTTATTTAAAAATGAAGTAATTGGTAGTTTAGGTGCATTAAACCCATTTTTGTTACGACAATTTCGTTTAAATTATTCTATATTTTATTTTGAATTATTTTGGGATAAGTTATCTTTTCAAGAGTTGGTGAGTATTAAAAATATTTCAGAATTTCCAAGTAGTAAAAGAGATATTTCTGTAATAGTTTCTGAAGATATCTTAGTTGGAGATATTCTGGAAGCTTGCAAAAATGCATTGTCAGATAATCTTGTTGAAATTAGGATTTATGATATATATCGAGGAAGTACTATTCCTATCAATAAGAAAAGTATATCTTTTTCATTGATTTTTCAACACATGAGTCGCACATTACAAGAAAATGAGATTGACTTTATGATAAATATTTGCATAAATATTTTAAAAATAAAATTTCAAGCTATTTTAAGAAATTAA
- the tyrS gene encoding tyrosine--tRNA ligase: MKNLNILNELKIRGFISQISNINDFERFLLFNQISLYCGFDPTSDSLHVGHILPLICLAWFKKYNHKAIVLIGGATALIGDPSFKNQERLLHDSNFTSFCSKKIIDQILLFFKNINLSPPIIVNNYDWFKKINLISFLRDIGKFFLVNQMISKTFVKDRINRSDQGISFTEFSYNLLQSYDFLELYKTYKVHLQIGGSDQWGNILSGIDLIRKLYHDQTFGLTVPLLTQPNGVKFGKTEKDKIIWLNRDKTSPYAFYQFWLNIQDESIIDFLKLFTFLEISEIQKIKYDFDILSKDYFYFKSILADHITRIIHGQHELDAAKRITNSLFFGNINHLKESDFDQLRQDGIPSIDLNGSEDLRQALVLSGLSSSRNDAYKLINSNAISVNNKKEKNPNYLFHATDKLFGKFTILLKGKKKYSLLCWRGY; encoded by the coding sequence ATGAAAAATTTAAATATTTTAAATGAATTAAAAATAAGAGGTTTTATTTCTCAAATAAGTAATATCAATGATTTTGAAAGGTTTTTACTTTTTAATCAAATTTCCCTGTATTGTGGTTTTGATCCCACTTCTGATAGTTTACATGTGGGACATATTTTACCTTTAATATGTTTAGCATGGTTTAAAAAATATAATCATAAAGCGATTGTTTTAATAGGTGGTGCTACAGCTTTGATTGGTGATCCTAGTTTTAAAAATCAAGAAAGGTTATTACATGATTCGAATTTTACATCTTTTTGTAGTAAAAAGATTATAGATCAAATATTATTATTTTTTAAAAATATTAATCTTTCTCCACCTATAATTGTAAATAATTATGATTGGTTTAAAAAAATTAATCTTATTTCGTTTTTAAGGGATATTGGAAAATTTTTTTTAGTCAATCAAATGATAAGTAAAACATTTGTTAAAGATAGAATCAATCGATCAGATCAAGGAATATCATTTACAGAATTCTCTTATAATCTGTTACAATCATATGACTTTTTAGAATTATATAAAACGTATAAAGTTCATTTACAAATAGGAGGATCTGATCAATGGGGAAATATTTTATCAGGAATTGATTTAATCCGTAAATTATATCATGACCAAACATTTGGTTTAACTGTTCCGTTACTCACTCAACCGAATGGCGTAAAATTTGGAAAAACAGAAAAAGATAAAATTATTTGGTTAAATCGCGATAAAACTAGTCCTTATGCTTTTTATCAATTTTGGTTAAATATTCAGGATGAAAGTATTATTGATTTTTTAAAATTATTTACTTTTTTAGAGATTTCAGAAATTCAAAAAATTAAATATGATTTTGATATTTTAAGTAAAGATTATTTTTATTTTAAATCCATTTTAGCTGATCATATTACAAGGATTATACATGGTCAACATGAATTAGATGCTGCTAAACGAATTACAAATAGTCTGTTTTTTGGAAATATAAATCATTTAAAAGAATCTGATTTTGATCAATTGAGACAAGACGGTATTCCTTCTATTGATTTAAATGGTTCAGAAGATTTACGTCAGGCATTAGTTTTATCAGGTTTATCTTCATCTCGAAATGATGCATATAAATTAATTAATTCCAATGCAATTTCTGTTAATAATAAGAAAGAAAAAAATCCAAATTATTTATTTCATGCTACAGATAAGTTATTTGGTAAATTTACAATATTGCTAAAAGGAAAAAAGAAATATTCTTTATTATGTTGGCGAGGATATTAA
- a CDS encoding iron-sulfur cluster assembly accessory protein codes for MNKNINQKKWKGISLTQTAYKKIKNLIKKHQNIKGIQINIKKSGCAGFRYYLSLIYLETQINKKNFYIYQNQDAKIYIKNENMKLIDGTKIDFVESDGINMSFKFNNPQAKESCGCGESFNIIPK; via the coding sequence ATGAATAAAAACATTAATCAAAAAAAATGGAAAGGAATTAGTCTAACACAAACAGCATATAAAAAAATTAAAAATTTAATAAAAAAACATCAAAATATAAAAGGCATTCAAATCAACATAAAAAAATCAGGATGCGCTGGATTTAGATATTATTTATCACTAATATATCTTGAAACACAAATAAATAAGAAAAATTTTTATATTTATCAAAACCAAGATGCTAAAATATACATTAAAAATGAAAATATGAAACTCATTGATGGAACAAAAATAGATTTTGTAGAAAGTGATGGCATTAACATGAGTTTTAAATTTAACAACCCTCAAGCGAAAGAATCTTGTGGTTGTGGAGAAAGTTTTAATATTATTCCAAAATAA
- a CDS encoding riboflavin synthase subunit alpha → MEFPCNLLFNLKIGDSISNNGCCLTVVKILNNLVYFDIVKSTLKITNFYLLSVGLIINIERALKFGDEIGGHLVSGHITNTAIVCDILHSKNNKKIYFKPNDISIMRYIFSKGFITIDGVSLTVYDILKDMFSVYFIPETLLKTNLSHRIIGDIVNIEVDYYTKIIVDQVKDYSEGIKKIV, encoded by the coding sequence ATAGAATTTCCATGTAATTTATTATTTAATTTAAAAATTGGTGATTCTATATCAAATAATGGTTGTTGTTTAACAGTTGTAAAAATTTTAAATAATCTTGTGTATTTTGATATTGTGAAATCAACTTTAAAGATTACTAATTTTTATTTATTATCTGTTGGTTTGATAATTAATATTGAAAGAGCATTAAAATTTGGAGATGAAATTGGTGGACATTTAGTATCTGGTCATATCACAAATACGGCAATTGTATGTGATATTTTACATTCTAAAAATAATAAAAAAATATATTTTAAGCCGAATGATATATCCATTATGAGGTATATTTTTTCCAAAGGTTTTATTACTATTGATGGAGTAAGTTTAACTGTATATGATATTTTAAAAGATATGTTTAGTGTGTATTTTATTCCAGAAACTTTATTAAAAACCAATTTATCTCATAGAATAATTGGAGATATTGTTAATATTGAAGTAGATTATTATACTAAAATTATTGTGGATCAAGTAAAAGATTATTCTGAAGGTATAAAAAAAATAGTTTAA
- the pheS gene encoding phenylalanine--tRNA ligase subunit alpha — translation MHVKHVSFDKIGFINSFNMDINVINDHKELENLRIKYLGKKGLIAHQINLLKHLPLVERKRFGKIINNVKHYIYTKINNKKIFLDDLLINKNISLNNLDLSLPGRRSNIGSMHPITSTIYYIERFFNSLGFDILSGGFELEDQYHNFDALNIPIYHPARNVQDTFWFDSNFLLRTQTSNMQIHEIKKNKFPIRMIISGKVYRKDSDKTHSPMFHQVEGLVIDKNVNFSNLKWVISNFLNDFFKKNIEIRFRSSYFPFTVLSCEVDIKSSDGSWLEVLGCGIVHPNILKRFNINSKLYSGFAFGIGVERIIMLYYGIKDLRCFFKNDIKFLSQFKKNRYF, via the coding sequence TTGCACGTTAAACATGTATCGTTTGATAAAATTGGATTTATTAATTCATTTAATATGGATATTAATGTTATAAATGATCATAAAGAATTAGAAAATTTGAGGATTAAATATCTTGGTAAAAAGGGGTTAATCGCTCATCAAATAAATTTATTAAAACATTTACCCCTTGTAGAGCGTAAACGGTTTGGGAAAATAATTAATAATGTAAAACATTATATTTATACCAAAATTAATAATAAAAAAATATTTTTAGATGATTTATTAATTAATAAAAATATATCTTTAAATAATTTAGATCTTTCTCTTCCTGGTAGAAGAAGTAATATTGGTTCTATGCACCCTATTACTAGTACTATTTATTATATAGAGCGTTTTTTTAATAGTTTAGGTTTTGATATTCTTTCGGGGGGTTTTGAATTAGAAGACCAGTATCATAATTTTGATGCTTTAAATATTCCAATATATCATCCCGCTCGGAATGTTCAAGATACTTTTTGGTTTGATTCTAATTTTTTATTAAGAACACAAACTTCTAATATGCAAATTCATGAAATCAAAAAAAATAAATTTCCAATTCGAATGATTATATCGGGAAAAGTTTATCGTAAAGATTCTGATAAAACTCATAGTCCAATGTTTCATCAGGTAGAGGGATTGGTAATTGATAAGAATGTTAATTTTTCTAATTTAAAGTGGGTAATCAGTAATTTTTTAAATGATTTTTTTAAAAAAAATATAGAAATTCGATTTCGTTCTTCTTATTTTCCTTTTACGGTATTATCTTGTGAAGTAGATATTAAAAGTTCTGACGGTTCATGGTTAGAAGTTTTAGGTTGTGGAATAGTACATCCAAATATTTTAAAAAGATTTAATATTAATTCCAAATTATATTCTGGTTTTGCTTTTGGAATAGGGGTAGAAAGAATTATTATGTTATATTATGGGATTAAAGATTTGCGTTGTTTTTTTAAAAATGATATAAAATTTCTTTCTCAATTTAAGAAAAATAGGTATTTTTAA
- the thrS gene encoding threonine--tRNA ligase, with protein sequence MKNNDHRIINKKMKLYHSQEEAAGMIFWHHNGLIIFKELENFIRFQLKKWKYYEVKTPLIMNKLLWKMSGHIDNFDHSIFNMVSEGQEYCIKPMNCPAHIQIFNYSLKSYRDLPIRMAEFGICHRNEPSGALHGLMRLRSFTQDDAHIFCTPDQVQHEIQKCIQMIFDVYKIFGFKKVHVKFSTRPNKRIGNDQIWDQAEENLKNALLTNNVDFQYQSGEGAFYGPKIEFILEDSLDRFWQCGTIQLDFYLPKRFGSIYIDDSNHRKTPIMIHRAILGSIERFIGILLEEYSGFLPVWLAPVQVVIINININHIEYVSTLYKKIFNLGIRVQHDITNEKMNFKIRKYTIQKIPYILICGDREVQNHSINVRNNIKNIIESLDSENFIQRLKLEIKNRDCYL encoded by the coding sequence ATGAAAAATAATGATCACAGAATAATTAACAAAAAAATGAAGTTGTATCATTCTCAAGAAGAAGCTGCTGGTATGATATTTTGGCATCATAATGGTTTGATTATTTTTAAGGAATTAGAGAATTTTATTCGTTTTCAATTAAAAAAATGGAAATATTATGAAGTTAAAACTCCATTAATTATGAATAAATTATTGTGGAAAATGAGCGGCCATATTGATAATTTTGATCATTCCATATTTAATATGGTATCAGAAGGTCAAGAATATTGTATTAAACCAATGAATTGCCCGGCTCATATACAAATTTTTAATTATAGTTTAAAATCATATCGAGATCTTCCCATAAGAATGGCAGAATTTGGAATATGTCATCGAAATGAGCCTTCTGGTGCGTTACATGGTTTAATGCGTTTAAGAAGTTTTACGCAAGATGATGCTCATATTTTTTGTACTCCAGATCAAGTTCAACATGAAATACAAAAATGTATTCAAATGATTTTTGATGTTTATAAAATTTTTGGTTTTAAAAAAGTTCATGTTAAATTTTCAACCAGACCAAATAAAAGAATTGGTAATGATCAAATATGGGATCAAGCAGAAGAAAATTTAAAAAATGCATTATTGACGAATAATGTTGATTTCCAATATCAATCAGGGGAGGGTGCTTTTTATGGTCCTAAAATTGAGTTTATTTTAGAGGATTCATTAGATAGATTTTGGCAATGTGGTACAATCCAGCTTGATTTTTATTTACCAAAAAGATTTGGTTCTATTTATATTGATGATAGTAATCATCGAAAAACACCCATTATGATTCATCGTGCAATATTAGGATCAATAGAGCGTTTTATTGGTATTTTGCTAGAGGAATATTCTGGATTTTTACCGGTTTGGTTAGCACCAGTTCAGGTTGTAATTATTAATATAAATATTAATCATATAGAATATGTATCTACATTATATAAAAAAATTTTTAACTTAGGAATTAGAGTCCAGCATGATATTACCAACGAAAAGATGAATTTTAAAATTCGAAAATATACAATTCAGAAAATTCCGTATATTTTAATTTGTGGTGATCGCGAAGTGCAAAATCATAGTATTAATGTTCGTAATAATATTAAAAATATTATTGAATCATTAGATTCTGAAAATTTTATACAGCGATTAAAATTGGAAATTAAAAATCGTGATTGTTATTTATAG
- the rpmI gene encoding 50S ribosomal protein L35, which translates to MPKMKTLKSASKRFKVTASGQFKRKQSNLRHILTKKTSHRKRHLRPKIIISKGDKSYMQSFFPYI; encoded by the coding sequence ATGCCTAAAATGAAAACATTAAAGAGTGCTTCTAAAAGATTTAAAGTTACTGCTTCCGGTCAGTTTAAACGTAAACAATCTAATTTACGACATATTTTAACTAAAAAAACATCTCATCGAAAAAGACACCTTCGTCCTAAAATAATTATTTCAAAAGGAGATAAATCATACATGCAATCTTTTTTTCCATATATTTAA
- the infC gene encoding translation initiation factor IF-3, translating to MKFGKQIKSVKSNRINDEIKSNKVRLIAINDEPIGIVDLDYALKKAEELALDLVEISPNSDPPVCRIMDYGKFLYKKNKNIKEQRKKQKVLQIKEVKFRPSTDEADYQVKLRNLIRFLNNGNKVKITLRFRGRELAHQNLGVQVLKRVQKDLIELSTLESFPFKIEGRQMVMILSPKKK from the coding sequence ATTAAATTTGGAAAACAAATCAAATCAGTTAAATCTAATCGTATTAATGATGAAATTAAATCAAATAAGGTTAGATTAATTGCGATCAATGATGAACCAATTGGAATTGTTGATTTAGATTATGCTTTAAAAAAAGCAGAAGAGTTAGCTTTAGACTTAGTCGAAATTAGTCCCAATTCTGATCCGCCGGTTTGTAGAATTATGGATTATGGAAAATTTTTATATAAAAAAAATAAGAATATTAAAGAACAACGAAAAAAACAGAAAGTTTTACAAATTAAAGAAGTCAAATTTCGACCTAGTACTGATGAGGCGGATTATCAAGTTAAATTACGTAATTTAATACGATTCTTAAATAATGGAAATAAAGTAAAAATTACTTTAAGATTTCGAGGGCGTGAACTGGCTCATCAAAATCTTGGTGTTCAAGTTTTAAAAAGAGTCCAGAAAGACTTAATAGAATTATCTACTTTAGAATCATTTCCTTTTAAAATAGAAGGACGTCAAATGGTGATGATTTTATCTCCTAAAAAAAAATAA
- the tilS gene encoding tRNA lysidine(34) synthetase TilS, translating to MIKNFINSIKKYQKILLSYSGGLDSTVLLYQLLKFTNKYPFIKIRAIYIDHQINPQSDIWNQHCKQVCKKKKIEFISKKIKIQNQKNIQSIARKLRYQAIKESILPEEILVTGHHLNDQCENLFLSLKRGSGLNGISGISYVSIFHKKQNIIRPLLPYSKIELKNWAVLNKIKWIEDDSNLCDKYDRNFIRNKIIYKIQKKWPFFIKNCFKSMKICKNEIKSLNEFLDTMLKKYSTFNNILHTKIFKNIKTNTKILLIRRWIYLYQKIIISYKKTQEIYQFLINHDNEKTKHKVNIQNFQINKYKNQLFQIPINPSIKNLILFWKESNKPLKLPQELGNINQDPNGTKIIHPKKNDLVNIRFQTEKKILIHEKYKKKIKIIWQENNIPPWMRNKIPCLFYNNELVSILGILVLPKYQYNNSKKKYWKISWSNYIT from the coding sequence TTGATAAAAAATTTTATAAATTCTATTAAAAAATATCAAAAAATTTTATTATCGTATAGTGGTGGGCTAGATTCGACTGTTCTATTATATCAATTATTAAAATTTACAAACAAATACCCATTTATAAAGATAAGAGCAATTTATATTGATCATCAAATCAACCCACAATCAGATATATGGAATCAACATTGTAAACAAGTATGTAAAAAAAAAAAAATAGAATTTATTTCAAAAAAAATTAAAATTCAAAATCAAAAAAATATACAATCTATAGCAAGAAAATTACGATATCAAGCAATTAAAGAAAGTATTCTTCCAGAAGAAATATTAGTTACAGGACATCATTTAAATGATCAATGCGAAAATTTATTTTTATCACTTAAAAGAGGAAGCGGTTTAAACGGAATATCTGGAATATCATATGTAAGTATCTTTCATAAAAAACAAAATATTATTAGACCATTACTACCATACAGTAAAATCGAATTAAAAAATTGGGCTGTATTAAACAAAATAAAATGGATTGAAGACGATAGTAATTTATGTGATAAATACGATAGAAATTTTATTAGAAATAAAATTATTTATAAAATACAAAAAAAATGGCCATTTTTTATTAAAAACTGCTTTAAAAGTATGAAAATTTGCAAAAATGAAATAAAATCTTTAAATGAATTTTTAGATACAATGCTTAAAAAGTACTCTACTTTCAATAATATATTACATACAAAAATATTTAAAAATATAAAAACAAATACAAAGATATTATTAATCCGAAGATGGATATATTTATATCAAAAAATAATTATCTCTTATAAAAAAACACAGGAAATTTACCAATTCTTAATCAATCATGATAATGAGAAAACAAAACACAAAGTAAATATACAAAATTTTCAAATAAATAAATATAAAAATCAATTGTTCCAAATACCAATAAATCCATCAATTAAAAACTTAATATTATTTTGGAAAGAAAGTAATAAACCACTAAAACTACCACAAGAACTAGGAAATATCAATCAAGATCCAAATGGAACAAAAATAATTCATCCCAAAAAAAATGATCTGGTTAATATTAGATTTCAAACAGAAAAAAAAATATTAATTCATGAAAAATATAAAAAAAAAATAAAAATAATCTGGCAAGAAAATAATATTCCACCCTGGATGAGAAATAAAATACCTTGTTTATTTTACAATAATGAACTAGTTTCAATACTTGGAATATTAGTTTTACCTAAATATCAATATAATAATTCTAAAAAAAAATATTGGAAAATTTCATGGAGTAATTATATTACTTAA
- a CDS encoding 3-deoxy-7-phosphoheptulonate synthase has product MKKTDELRTIRIDSLVTPADLAKRHSLTPEIIKNVITARKNISNIMTGKDKRLLVVIGPCSVHDPIAAIEYANRLNVLRKKHYSRLEIIMRTYFEKPRTVVGWKGLISDPDLDNSFRVNHGLSIARKLLLDINSLGMPAATEFLDIVIGQFIADLISWGAIGARTTESQIHREMASALSCPVGFKNGTDGNISIAIDAIRAAQVRHLFFAPNKNGQMTINHTSGNPFSHIIMRGGKRPNYHSKDILLAVERLREFSLPEYLMVDFSHGNCLKQHILQYQVADSICKQIRDGSNSITGVMIESFLVEGSQKVINKKELSYGQSITDPCLGWEDSISIISELAKAINNRF; this is encoded by the coding sequence ATGAAAAAAACAGATGAACTGCGTACCATACGAATTGATTCATTAGTTACTCCAGCTGATTTAGCAAAACGTCATTCTTTAACCCCAGAAATTATTAAAAATGTTATTACAGCTAGAAAAAATATTTCTAATATTATGACAGGAAAAGATAAGCGTTTATTGGTTGTAATTGGACCATGTTCGGTACATGATCCAATTGCTGCTATTGAGTATGCAAATCGTCTGAATGTGTTGCGAAAAAAACATTATTCTCGACTTGAAATTATTATGCGTACTTATTTTGAAAAACCTAGAACTGTTGTTGGTTGGAAGGGATTAATTTCAGATCCGGATCTTGATAATAGTTTTCGGGTAAATCATGGTTTATCTATTGCTCGTAAATTATTATTAGATATTAATTCGTTAGGTATGCCTGCTGCTACAGAGTTTTTAGATATTGTAATTGGACAATTTATTGCTGATTTAATTAGTTGGGGCGCAATTGGAGCTAGAACTACAGAAAGTCAAATACATAGAGAAATGGCTTCTGCTCTTTCCTGTCCAGTGGGATTTAAGAATGGGACAGATGGAAATATTAGTATTGCTATAGATGCAATTCGCGCAGCTCAGGTGCGTCATTTATTTTTTGCGCCGAACAAAAATGGTCAAATGACTATCAATCATACCAGTGGTAATCCATTTAGTCATATTATTATGCGTGGAGGTAAACGTCCAAACTATCATTCAAAAGATATTCTATTAGCGGTCGAAAGATTACGCGAGTTTTCCTTACCAGAATATTTAATGGTGGATTTTAGTCACGGAAATTGCTTAAAACAACATATTTTACAATATCAAGTTGCCGATTCAATTTGTAAACAAATTCGCGATGGTTCAAATAGTATTACAGGAGTAATGATTGAAAGTTTTTTAGTAGAAGGATCTCAGAAAGTTATTAATAAAAAAGAATTATCATATGGTCAATCTATTACCGATCCTTGTTTAGGTTGGGAAGATAGTATCTCAATTATTTCTGAATTAGCAAAAGCGATTAATAATCGTTTTTAA